In Carya illinoinensis cultivar Pawnee chromosome 6, C.illinoinensisPawnee_v1, whole genome shotgun sequence, a single genomic region encodes these proteins:
- the LOC122313451 gene encoding nuclear pore complex protein NUP155 has product MSREEEIVMRDVMNAGLVVSDRIGREVASQLDLEEALEASRYASHPYTTHPREWPPLVEVVDTSELPPVLIERYNAAGGEGTALCGIFPEIRRAWASVDNSLFLWRFDKWDGQCPEYSGEEQAICAVGLAKSKPGVFVEAIQYLLILATPVELILVGVCCSGGEVGTDPFAEVSLQPLPEYTIPSDGVTMTCITCTDKGRIFLAGRDGHIYELHYTTGSGWQKRCRKVCLTTGLGSVISRWVVPSVFKFGAADPIVEMVFDNERQILYTRTEEMKLQVFVTGPSGDGPLKKVAEEKNLINQRDAHYGGRQSTGTRATTNRLTKPSIVCISTLSLLESKGLHLVAVLSDGRRMYLSTSPSSGNLGGFNSNHHKPSCLKVVTTRPSPPLGVSSGLAFGAMSLAGRPQNEDLSLKVETAYYSAGTLLLSDSSPPTLSSLLIVNRDSSTQSSLSSSLGTGTRSSRALRESVSSIPVEGRMLFVADVLPVPDTEDTVQSLFSEIEFGGFESLGESCEKVSGKLWARGDLSTQHILPRRRIAIFSTMGMMELVLNRPVDILRRLLESNSPRSILEDFFNRFGAGEAAGMCLMLAARIVHSENLISNVAAEKAAEAFEDPRLVGMPQVEGSSALSSTRTTAGGFSMGQVVQEAEPMFSGAHEGLCLCSSRLLFPLWELPVMVLKGGLGSSDALSENGIVVCRLSVGAMQVIENKIRSLEKFLRSRRNQRRGLYGCVAGLGDLTGSILYGTGSDFGTGDRSMMRNLFGSYSRNIDSNGGGTSNKRQRLPYSPAELAAMEVRAMECIRQLLLRSGEALFLLQLLSQHHVTRLVQGFDANLRQALVQLTFHQLVCSEEGDRLATMLISALMEYYTGPDGRGTVDDISAKLREGCPSYYKEPDYKFFLAVECLERAAVSPDAEEKENLAREAFDYLSKVPESADLRTVCKRFEDLRFYEAVVRLPLQKAQALDPAGDAYNDQIDTATREYALAQREQCYEIIISALRSLKGDASQREFGSPARPATARSSLDQASRKKYICQIVQLGVQSSDKIFHEYLYRAMIEFGLENELLEYGGPDLVPFLQSAGREPMQEVRVVSSVTSATSLMGQSGAPIHSSQSKYFDLLARYYVLKRQHMLAAHVLLRLAERRSTDVGDVPTLEKRYQYLSNAVLQAKNASNSNGLVGSAQVGFDNGLLDLLEGKLAVLRFQIKIKEELEAIASRLDASPGTSESAQNELPESSLTADAANVPSAAREKAKELSLELKSITQLYNEYAVPFELWEICLEMLYFANYSGDADSSIVRETCARLIDQALSRGGIAEACSVLKRVGSHIYPGDGAVLPLDTLCLHLEKAALERSESGIESVGEEDVARALLAACKGATEPVLNTYDQLLSNGAILPSPKLRLRLLRSVLVVLREWAMSVFAQRIGTSATGASLILGGTFSLEQTAVINQGVRDKITSAANRYMTEVRRLALPQNQTEAIYRGFRELEESLISPFSFNNNF; this is encoded by the exons GGATGGTCAATGTCCTGAATACAGTGGGGAGGAACAAGCTATATGTGCTGTTGGCCTTGCCAAATCTAAACCTGGTGTTTTTGTTGAAGCTATacaatatcttttaattttagcAACACCCGTTGAG CTGATTCTTGTAGGAGTATGCTGCTCTGGAGGGGAGGTTGGTACTGATCCGTTTGCAGAGGTTTCATTGCAACCTTTGCCAGAGTACACAATACCATCTGATGGAGTCACCATGACTTGTATTACATGTACCGATAAGGGTCGTATTTTCTTGGCTGGTCGTGATGGCCACATTTATGAGTTGCATTACACAACTGGTTCGGGCTGGCAAAAGCGTTGTCGTAAAGTCTGCCTTACTACTGGTTTAGGAAGTGTTATTTCAAG ATGGGTTGTACCAAGTGTATTTAAATTTGGAGCTGCTGACCCCATTGTCGAAATGGTTTTTGATAATGAAAGACAAATTTTATACACACGTACTGAAGAGATGAAACTTCAGGTTTTTGTCACGGGACCAAGTGGTGATGGTCCACTCAAGAAAGTGGCAGAAGAAAAGAATCTTATCAATCAGAGGGATGCACATTATGGAGGTAGACAATCAACTGGAACAAGAGCGACGACGAATCGGTTGACAAAACCATCTATTGTCTGCATTTCAACTCTATCACTGCTGGAATCAAAGGGGCTACACCTTGTTGCTGTTTTGTCGGATGGAAGAAGGATGTACCTTTCCACTTCTCCATCTAGTGGAAACTTGGGTGGATTTAATTCTAACCATCATAAACCAAGCTGTTTAAAAGTTGTGACAACTAGGCCTTCTCCTCCTTTGGGGGTCAGTAGTGGACTTGCTTTTGGAGCCATGTCTCTTGCTGGTAGACCTCAGAATGAGGATCTCTCACTAAAGGTTGAGACAGCATATTATTCTGCTGGAACTCTTCTTCTTTCTGATTCATCACCACCAACCTTGTCTTCTCTTCTCATTGTAAACAGAGATTCAAGCACACAATCGTCACTCTCAAGTAGTTTAGGGACAGGTACAAGGAGTTCTCGTGCATTACGGGAATCTGTCTCTTCTATACCAGTAGAGGGAAGGATGCTTTTTGTGGCAGATGTCTTACCCGTGCCAGATACTGAAGATACTGTGCAGTCTCTGTTTTCGGAAATTGAATTTGGAGGATTTGAAAGCTTGGGGGAGTCCTGTGAAAAAGTATCTGGTAAACTTTGGGCCAGAGGAGACCTTTCCACCCAACACATTTTGCCCAGGAGGAGAATTGCAATTTTCAGTACCATGGGCATGATGGAATTAGTTTTAAACAGGCCTGTGGACATTCTAAGGAGGTTGTTAGAATCCAACTCACCAAGATCAATTTTAGAAGATTTCTTCAATCGTTTTGGTGCTGGCGAGGCAGCTGGAATGTGTTTAATGCTTGCTGCAAGGATAGTCCATTCTGAAAATCTTATAAGCAATGTTGCTGCTGAGAAGGCAGCTGAAGCTTTTGAGGACCCAAGACTTGTTGGAATGCCACAAGTTGAAGGTAGTAGTGCATTGTCAAGCACTAGAACCACTGCTGGGGGATTTAGCATGGGTCAGGTTGTACAGGAGGCTGAGCCCATGTTTTCAGGTGCACATGAAGGGCTCTGCTTGTGCTCATCGAGGTTGCTTTTTCCCCTGTGGGAACTTCCTGTTATGGTTCTGAAAGGTGGTTTAGGTTCATCTGATGCCTTGTCTGAAAATGGGATAGTCGTATGCAGACTCTCTGTTGGGGCCATGCAAGTCATTGAAAACAAGATTCGCTCTTTAGAGAAGTTTCTAAGGTCTAGAAGGAATCAAAGGAGGGGACTTTATGGCTGTGTAGCTGGTTTAGGAGACTTGACAGGCTCTATCCTTTATGGAACTGGTTCGGACTTTGGTACTGGTGACCGGAGTATGATGAGGAACTTATTTGGTTCTTATTCACGTAACATTGATTCCAATGGTGGTGGGACGTCTAATAAAAGGCAAAGATTACCATATAGTCCTGCAGAATTGGCTGCCATGGAG GTGAGGGCAATGGAATGTATTAGGCAGTTGCTTCTTAGATCTGGCGAAGCCCTGTTTTTACTCCAACTTCTCTCTCAGCATCATGTCACACGCTTGGTTCAGGGATTTGATGCTAATCTAAGACAGGCATTAGTTCAATTGACATTCCATCAACTAGTTTGTTCTGAGGAGGGCGACCGCCTTGCTACAATGCTGATATCAGCTCTAATGGAG TATTATACTGGTCCTGATGGCAGAGGGACGGTTGATGATATCAGTGCAAAACTTAGGGAGGGTTGTCCAAGCTATTACAAGGAGCCTGATTACAAGTTTTTCTTAGCTGTCGAATGTCTTGAGAGGGCTGCTGTAAGTCCAGATGCTGAGGAAAAGGAGAACCTTGCTAGAGAGGCCTTTGACTACTTGAGTAAAGTTCCAGAGTCTGCTGATTTACGAACTGTCTGCAAGCGGTTTGAGGATCTAAG ATTCTATGAAGCTGTTGTTCGTTTACCGCTGCAGAAGGCACAGGCTCTTGACCCTGCAGGTGATGCATATAATGATCAAATTGATACAGCTACTCGAGAATATGCTCTTGCTCAGCGTGAACAGTGCTATGAGATAATTATCAGTGCTTTGCGTTCTTTGAAGGGTGATGCTTCTCAGAGGGAATTTGGGTCTCCTGCTAGGCCTGCTACTGCAAGATCTTCCCTTGATCAGGCCTCTCGGAAGAAATATATATGCCAGATTGTTCAACTTGGTGTCCAATCATCTGACAAAATATTTCATGAGTATTTGTACAGGGCTATGATTGAGTTTGGCCTTGAAAATGAGTTGTTGGAGTATGGAGGTCCTGATTTGGTGCCTTTTCTGCAAAGTGCTGGCCGTGAACCTATGCAAGAG GTTAGAGTTGTTTCTTCTGTGACATCAGCTACTTCTCTTATGGGTCAATCAGGAGCACCTATACACTCTAGTCAATCCAAGTACTTTGATCTTTTGGCACGGTACTATGTCTTGAAACGGCAGCATATGCTTGCAGCTCATGTTTTGCTAAGACTGGCTGAGAGGCGTTCAACTGATGTGGGGGATGTTCCTACTCTTGAAAAGAG GTATCAGTACCTTAGTAATGCAGTTCTACAGGCAAAGAATGCAAGTAACAGTAATGGTCTGGTTGGATCCGCACAAGTTGGTTTTGACAATGGACTGCTAGATCTGCTTGAAGGAAAGCTTGCTGTTCTTCGGTTTCAGATAAAGATCAAAGAAGAACTGGAAGCTATAGCTTCCAGGTTAGATGCTTCACCTGGCACATCTGAGTCTGCTCAAAATGAACTCCCTGAAAGCAGTTTGACTGCTGATGCCGCCAATGTTCCGAGTGCTGCACGTGAAAAGGCTAAAGAGCTATCATTAGAATTAAAGAGCATAACTCAACTATATAATGAGTATGCCGTTCCGTTTGAGCTCTGGGAG ATATGTCTGGAAATGCTGTACTTTGCAAACTATTCCGGTGATGCTGATAGTAGCATTGTAAGAGAAACCTGTGCTAGACTTATTGATCAGGCTCTTTCAAGGGGCGGAATTGCTGAAGCATGTTCAGTACTGAAAAGAGTTGGTTCCCACATTTATCCCGGAGATGGAGCTGTTTTACCTTTGGACACTCTCTGTCTTCACCTTGAGAAGGCTGCACTG GAGAGATCTGAATCTGGCATTGAATCCGTTGGAGAAGAAGATGTTGCAAGAGCTCTCCTAGCTGCTTGCAAGGGTGCAACAGAACCTGTGTTGAACACTTACGACCAATTATTATCAAATGGAGCTATTTTGCCATCACCAAAGCTCAGGTTACGCCTTCTCCGATCAGTGCTAGTGGTACTTCGTGAGTGGGCAATGTCTGTATTTGCACAGAGAATTGGTACTAGCGCAACAGGGGCTTCTTTAATATTAGGTGGAACATTTTCGCTTGAGCAAACAGCAGTCATTAACCAAGGAGTTAGAGATAAGATCACAAGTGCAGCAAATAG GTATATGACTGAGGTTCGGAGGTTGGCCCTTCCGCAGAACCAGACAGAGGCCATTTACCGAGGCTTTCGAGAACTCGAAGAGTCACTGATAagtcctttttcttttaataataatttttga